In one Cervus elaphus chromosome 9, mCerEla1.1, whole genome shotgun sequence genomic region, the following are encoded:
- the LOC122700163 gene encoding 60S ribosomal protein L23a-like, with the protein MALKAKKEAPAPPKAEAKAKALKAKKAVLKGVHSHKKKKIRMSPTFRGPQTLRLRRQPKYPRKSAPRRNKLDCYAIIKFPLTTESAMKKIEDNNTLVFIVDVKANKHQIKQAVKKLYDIDVAKVNTLIRPDGEKKAYVRLAPDYDALDVANKIGII; encoded by the coding sequence ATGGCGCTGAAGGCGAAGAaggaagcccctgcccctcctaAAGCTGAAGCCAAAGCAAAGGCTTTGAAGGCCAAGAAAGCAGTGTTGAAAGGTGTCCacagccacaagaaaaagaagatccgGATGTCACCCACCTTCCGGGGGCCCCAAACACTGCGGCTCAGGAGGCAGCCCAAATATCCTCGGAAGAGCGCCCCCAGGAGAAACAAACTTGACTGCTATGCCATCATCAAATTCCCCCTCACCACCGAGTCAGccatgaagaaaatagaagacaacAACACACTGGTATTCATTGTGGATGTCAAGGCCAACAAGCACCAAATTAAACAGGCTGTGAAGAAGCTCTATGACATTGACGTGGCTAAGGTCAATACTCTGATCAGGCCtgatggagagaagaaggcaTATGTTCGACTGGCTCCTGACTATGATGCTTTGGATGTTGCCAACAAAATTGGGATCATCTAA